A single window of Xiphophorus hellerii strain 12219 chromosome 12, Xiphophorus_hellerii-4.1, whole genome shotgun sequence DNA harbors:
- the ctu1 gene encoding cytoplasmic tRNA 2-thiolation protein 1: MPVLCSSCSEKRAVLKRPKTGHSLCKACFFWAFEEEVHRTIVAAKLFRPGETVGIAASGGKDSTVLAHVMKLLNERHSYGLELMLISVDEGITGYRDDSLETVKRNQQQYELPLKIVSYEELYGWTMDAIVKQVGLKNNCTFCGVFRRQALDRGAVMLKVDKICTGHNADDVAETVLMNILRGDIARLRRCTAISTASEGDGVVPRCKPLKYAYEKEIVLYAYFKKLDYFSTECIYSPNAYRGYARTFLKDLESIRPSSIMDIIHSGENLSVREGVKMPVQGTCSRCGYISSQALCKSCVLLEGLNRGLPKLGIGKHHRLHEKILSQQPLTEREERKLKSVDF, encoded by the exons ATGCCTGTCCTGTGCAGCAGCTGCTCCGAGAAGCGCGCTGTGCTGAAACGTCCAAAAACCGGCCACTCTCTGTGTAAGGCGTGCTTCTTCTGGGCGTTTGAGGAGGAGGTGCATCGGACCATTGTGGCGGCAAAGCTCTTCAGACCCGGGGAGACCGTTGGCATCGCCGCCTCGGGCGGAAAGGACTCCACGGTGCTCGCACACGTCATGAAGCTTCTGAACGAGAGGCACAGCTACGGACTCGAACTCATGCTCATATCCGTGGACGAGGGAATCACCGGTTACCGGGACGACTCCTTGGAGACGGTGAAGAGAAACCAACAACAGTACGAACTGCCGCTGAAGATCGTCTCGTACGAGGAGCTGTACGGCTGGACGATGGACGCCATAGTGAAGCAGGTGGGACTGAAAAACAACTGCACCTTCTGCGGGGTGTTCAGGAGACAGGCACTGGACCGAGGAGCCGTCATGCTGAAAGTGGACAAGATTTGTACAG GTCACAATGCCGATGACGTGGCAGAAACGGTTTTAATGAACATCTTGCGTGGGGACATAGCTCGTCTACGTCGCTGCACCGCCATTTCCACAGCCAGCGAGGGCGACGGGGTCGTGCCTCGCTGCAAGCCCCTTAAGTACGCCTACGAGAAAGAGATCGTCCTGTACGCCTACTTTAAGAAGCTGGACTACTTTTCGACAGAGTGCATATACTCCCCTAACGCCTATCGAGGCTACGCAAGGACCTTCCTCAAGGACCTGGAGAGTATACGGCCCAGCTCAATAATGGACATCATCCACTCCGGTGAGAACCTGTCTGTTCGCGAGGGGGTGAAGATGCCCGTCCAGGGGACCTGCAGCCGCTGCGGCTACATCTCCAGCCAGGCGCTCTGCAAGTCATGCGTGCTGCTGGAGGGCCTGAATCGCGGTCTGCCTAAGCTGGGCATAGGGAAGCACCACCGCCTGCATGAGAAGATTCTCTCCCAGCAGCCTCTCACAGAGCGCGAGGAGAGAAAGCTCAAATCAGTAGACTTTTGA
- the crybb2 gene encoding beta-crystallin B2 has translation MATDHQIPASKQQQPGSSAFKLVIYEQENFQGRCHELTGPCNDLQEAGVEKVGSILVLCGPWVGYEQASCKGEQYVFEKGEYPRWDSWTNSRRSDTIVAFRPIKVDSQEHKIVLYENPSFAGKKIEIIDDDVPSFHAHGYQEKVSSVRVQSGTWVGYQYPGYRGFQYLFEKGEYKDSGEFGAQIPQIQSVRRIRDMQWHQRGAFHPVN, from the exons ATGGCCACAGATCACCAGATCCCTGCAtccaagcagcagcagccaggaaGCAGTGCGTTTAAG CTCGTCATCTATGAGCAGGAAAACTTCCAGGGCCGCTGCCATGAGCTGACTGGGCCCTGTAACGACCTCCAGGAAGCAGGCGTGGAGAAAGTGGGCTCCATACTGGTGCTGTGTGGACC ATGGGTGGGATACGAGCAGGCCAGCTGTAAGGGGGAGCAGTATGTGTTTGAGAAGGGGGAGTATCCTCGCTGGGATTCCTGGACCAACAGCAGGCGAAGCGACACCATTGTTGCGTTCCGCCCAATTAAAGTG GACAGCCAGGAGCACAAGATTGTCCTTTACGAAAACCCAAGCTTTGCAGGGAAGAAGATAGAAATCATAGACGACGATGTTCCCAGCTTCCATGCTCATGGCTACCAGGAGAAGGTGTCCTCTGTCCGGGTCCAGAGCGGCAC CTGGGTTGGCTATCAGTATCCAGGTTACAGAGGCTTTCAGTACCTGTTTGAAAAGGGGGAGTATAAAGACAGCGGCGAGTTCGGAGCTCAGATTCCCCAGATCCAGTCAGTTCGGCGCATCAGAGACATGCAGTGGCATCAGAGGGGCGCTTTTCACCCCGTCAACTAA